The proteins below are encoded in one region of Streptomyces cyanogenus:
- a CDS encoding DUF4230 domain-containing protein: protein MTTSVRRLPGWAKAVAALVLVLAVLFAGIRLAVLPGIKDLFGTDTHDRSGPTLLRSIQDMSRYQAASGNFQVVVDLEKDARFLPDALRGTRTLYVGAGTVDAYVDLGGVGERDVRVDEDRTTATIRLPHARLGRPALDPDHSYAVSKQRGLLDRLGDLFSDNPNSEQAVQKLAVRHIADAAKRSGLTARAEGNTTGMLQGLLRSLGFKEVHITYGT, encoded by the coding sequence ATGACGACTTCCGTGAGGCGCCTGCCGGGCTGGGCCAAGGCCGTGGCGGCGCTCGTGCTGGTGCTCGCCGTACTGTTCGCCGGGATCCGGCTGGCCGTACTGCCGGGCATCAAGGATCTGTTCGGCACCGACACCCATGACCGCTCCGGACCCACCCTGCTCAGGTCGATCCAGGACATGAGCCGTTACCAAGCGGCCTCGGGCAACTTCCAGGTCGTCGTGGACCTGGAGAAGGACGCCAGGTTCCTGCCCGACGCCCTGCGCGGCACCCGCACCCTGTACGTCGGCGCGGGCACCGTGGACGCCTACGTCGACCTCGGTGGGGTCGGCGAGCGGGACGTGCGGGTCGACGAGGACCGTACGACCGCCACGATCCGGCTGCCGCACGCGCGGCTCGGCAGGCCGGCCCTGGACCCCGACCACTCCTACGCCGTGTCCAAGCAGCGCGGTCTGCTGGACCGGCTCGGCGACCTGTTCTCGGACAACCCCAACAGCGAGCAGGCCGTGCAGAAGCTCGCCGTCCGGCACATCGCCGACGCGGCGAAGCGCAGCGGGCTGACCGCCCGGGCCGAGGGCAACACCACCGGCATGCTCCAGGGCCTGCTGCGCTCGCTCGGCTTCAAGGAGGTGCACATCACGTACGGGACCTGA
- a CDS encoding anti-sigma factor antagonist (This anti-anti-sigma factor, or anti-sigma factor antagonist, belongs to a family that includes characterized members SpoIIAA, RsbV, RsfA, and RsfB.) produces the protein MYEDRGHTVLELRGEIDIASASEIGPFLDRITERPEVRLVIDLRPVEFFDGSGLRLLYRARVRVLERGGQLHVVCTHPLTLRVFRVTGLARLLPPHPSLDEALARSEAASGSL, from the coding sequence ATGTACGAGGATCGCGGGCACACGGTGCTGGAGTTGCGGGGCGAGATCGACATCGCCTCGGCGTCGGAGATCGGCCCGTTCCTCGACCGCATCACCGAACGGCCCGAGGTGCGGCTGGTCATCGACCTGCGGCCGGTGGAGTTCTTCGACGGCTCGGGGCTGCGGCTGCTGTACCGGGCGCGCGTCCGGGTGCTGGAGCGCGGCGGGCAACTGCACGTGGTGTGCACGCACCCGCTGACCCTGCGGGTGTTCCGGGTCACCGGCCTGGCCCGGCTGCTGCCCCCGCACCCGAGCCTGGACGAGGCCCTGGCCCGCTCGGAGGCCGCGTCCGGCTCCCTGTGA
- a CDS encoding NADP-dependent oxidoreductase yields MSDVNTMRAISQDVLGGPEVLREVQVERPRPRPNEVLVRVRAAGVNPTDWKHRANGGFLGEPPFVLGWDVSGEVAETGIGVAAFRPGDEVFGMVPYPFGHGSHAEYVTVPARALMHKPASLDHVQAGALPLVSLTAWQALTEHADVQAGQRVLIHAAAGGVGHVAVQIAKARGAYVIGTASAGKHDFLREIGVDEPVDYRATDVTEAVRDVDVVLDTLGGETSVRSLRVLRPGGVVVSILPVGSEDFHQEAERLGVRAVRMLVDADRAGMRAIAELAGSGRLKAAIAGTFPLAEAAKAHALGETGRTTGKLVLLAD; encoded by the coding sequence ATGAGCGATGTGAACACGATGCGAGCCATCAGCCAGGACGTCCTCGGCGGTCCCGAGGTGCTGAGGGAAGTACAGGTCGAGCGGCCGCGGCCGCGCCCGAACGAGGTGCTGGTCCGGGTGCGGGCCGCCGGGGTGAACCCCACCGACTGGAAGCACCGGGCCAACGGCGGGTTCCTGGGCGAGCCCCCGTTCGTCCTCGGCTGGGACGTCTCCGGGGAGGTCGCGGAGACCGGGATCGGGGTGGCCGCGTTCCGGCCCGGCGACGAGGTCTTCGGGATGGTGCCGTACCCCTTCGGCCACGGCTCGCACGCCGAGTACGTCACCGTCCCGGCGCGGGCCCTGATGCACAAGCCGGCCTCCCTCGACCATGTGCAGGCGGGTGCGCTGCCGCTGGTGTCCCTGACCGCGTGGCAGGCGCTGACCGAGCACGCCGACGTCCAGGCGGGGCAGCGGGTGCTGATCCACGCGGCGGCCGGCGGGGTGGGCCATGTGGCGGTGCAGATCGCCAAGGCGCGCGGGGCGTACGTGATCGGTACGGCGAGCGCCGGCAAGCACGACTTCCTACGGGAGATCGGCGTGGACGAGCCGGTCGACTACCGGGCCACGGACGTCACGGAGGCGGTGCGTGACGTCGACGTGGTCCTGGACACGCTCGGCGGCGAGACCTCCGTGCGGTCCCTGCGGGTGCTGCGGCCGGGCGGTGTGGTGGTGTCGATCCTGCCGGTGGGCTCCGAGGACTTCCACCAGGAGGCCGAGCGGCTGGGCGTGCGGGCGGTGCGCATGCTGGTCGACGCCGACCGGGCGGGGATGCGGGCGATCGCGGAACTGGCCGGGTCCGGGCGGCTGAAGGCGGCGATCGCCGGGACGTTCCCGCTGGCCGAGGCCGCGAAGGCGCACGCGCTCGGCGAAACCGGCCGGACCACCGGCAAGCTGGTGCTGCTGGCCGACTGA